Proteins from a single region of Anastrepha ludens isolate Willacy chromosome 5, idAnaLude1.1, whole genome shotgun sequence:
- the LOC128863087 gene encoding centrosomal protein of 104 kDa translates to MAKKIPFNVVFASDEDPAFPASELNTHGPTVHGWRSAPHSSITPHDIVLRFHKPAKICRIQILAHQFLIPEKVELWLHYSPKGIPSTPSSQCFDFLGFVALSDNAATNYKSRELQSVSVNPRRGTHLKLRLSTAHCNDYNPDGQIALIAVNVLGEELDKNVVTVTLDGVPQADLLQAQLPATGNGSAATNNELSNAEIAGSAGAAVGIAEPALVSICDDLLFSMYVEESIAEIIREMEEKKLQAVGAERFEYARKLKLCMTALRAAGERLGRYALAKRQAVQQEDFTTAKLRKEQIEMYKALVLKHLLVKDLLEANGLNASNDMACEVYASKPILPPAPSLQDVAQALAEAHYQTSTMSPKSIQDDRSSTDGCSSGGGAAISTISGTAQSNTNDNMPLQSNTTLRKSHDDIPVSPKLGKGRSPSRHSSPMSSRQGSLRRRNKSAPRNSYEDYEERAIPTLRHSNTNEFLRECQGTALLEADPNRGRSRLNDRERRQAALPILVFGNDMVEQFYSRQFQDREDGLISLRNFLKGMNPDQSKTNTNPNTNANSHSNCNSGSESTAGPNKVARSAALLLHRAVRDAVYSVFSQATETVRVLFLEYVPGRVSQSEVARCVDRLLPELLAKSGDPSARIHTLAQHTILSIAACPEVIEQHLVAPALSRSVSSGTHPRLALSRMQMLEQLVLSQGISTDKHSGLTCRALSECGCSGIHHPAEPVRKVAERILLLVYKVNPRLVRKQLPPDDDITRRNLLYRQLFTEFDKLDLERKKEMLEANKYSGHNNNEPTSPPSHRGRNDLEHLQQASGSGGGTGSGSDSRSSPYSYMYSTKSPDPQSSPMRRSETRILKSKSGHALGGTNGYASGGSASGGGNGNGAGGAGVGSGLVGTFASCNGKQQYNEQLKRSMISASNSRKGSNSNSNSESLEEPPDLIHCPFCDWCCSSSDQSQLDRHYWKSCPFLTKCPQCSQVLEVAALNYHLTKECEAKDSYVMCERCTESVHKQLYDLHQMEDYCRELKTGAARCPLCHDDVHLPLDGGWKLHLLSSTGCPGNTRRRAKKSN, encoded by the exons ATGAAGATCCGGCCTTTCCTGCCAGCGAACTCAACACCCACGGTCCGACAGTGCACGGGTGGCGTAGCGCTCCCCACAGCTCTATCACACCTCACGATATCGTACTGAGATTTCACAAACCAGCTAAAATATGTCGAATACAAATATTAGCACATCAGTTCCTCATAC CCGAGAAAGTCGAACTATGGTTGCACTACTCACCAAAAGGTATACCGAGCACTCCATCCTCACAATGCTTCGACTTCCTGGGTTTTGTTGCGCTCTCCGACAACGCGGCCACTAACTACAAATCGCGTGAACTGCAGAGCGTTTCAGTGAACCCGCGACGCGGCACACATCTAAAGCTGCGCCTCAGCACCGCACACTGCAACGACTACAATCCTGATGGGCAAATTGCTTTGATTGCAGTCAATGTCTTGGGTGAGGAGTTGGATAAGAATGTTGTTACTGTAACGTTGGATGGTGTCCCACAAGCGGATCTACTACAGGCGCAGTTGCCCGCTACCGGCAATGGCTCAGCAGCAACGAACAATGAGTTGAGCAACGCTGAGATAGCTGGTTCAGCTGGCGCTGCTGTTGGCATCGCTGAACCAGCCTTAGTATCCATTTGCGATGATCTACTCTTTTCTATGTATGTCGAGGAATCCATAGCAGAGATCATACGCGAAATGGAGGAAAAGAAATTGCAAGCGGTTGGCGCTGAACGGTTTGAATATGCGCGCAAGCTAAAGTTGTGTATGACAGCGTTACGCGCCGCCGGCGAACGTTTGGGCCGTTACGCGCTAGCTAAGCGTCAAGCAGTGCAACAAGAGGATTTCACCACTGCAAAGTTGCGCAAAGAACAAATTGAAATGTACAAGGCGCTAGTGTTGAAGCATTTGTTGGTGAAGGATTTGCTGGAAGCGAATGGCTTGAACGCCTCTAATGATATGGCGTGCGAAGTGTATGCCAGCAAACCGATATTACCACCAGCGCCAAGTTTACAGGATGTCGCACAAGCGCTGGCAGAAGCGCACTACCAAACGAGCACAATGAGTCCAAAGAGTATACAAGATGATCGTTCCTCAACCGATGGTTGCAGTTCGGGTGGTGGAGCGGCCATTTCAACAATATCTGGGACAGCACAAAGCAATACAAACGATAACATGCCACTACAATCAAATACGACCCTGCGCAAATCACATGACGACATACCGGTTTCGCCCAAGTTGGGCAAAGGTCGAAGTCCCAGTCGGCACAGTTCGCCTATGTCCAGTCGGCAAGGTTCCTTGCGTCGTAGGAACAAGAGTGCGCCACGTAATTCCTATGAAGACTATGAAGAGCGCGCTATACCAACGTTGAGGCA TTCAAATACTAATGAATTTTTAAGGGAATGTCAAGGTACAGCTCTACTGGAGGCCGATCCTAACCGTGGGCGTTCGCGTTTAAACGATCGCGAACGTCGTCAGGCTGCACTACCGATCCTCGTATTCGGCAATGATATG GTTGAGCAATTCTATTCGCGGCAATTCCAAGATCGCGAAGATGGTTTGATTAGCTTACGCAATTTTCTAAAAGGCATGAATCCTGATCAATCAAAAACGAACACGAACCCGAACACCAATGCTAATTCCCACTCCAACTGCAATTCGGGCAGTGAGAGTACGGCTGGACCCAATAAGGTGGCGCGTAGCGCTGCGTTGCTGCTCCATCGTGCTGTGCGCGATGCTGTCTACTCGGTCTTTAGCCAAGCCACCGAAACTGTTCGCGTTCTCTTTCTCGAATATGTGCCTGGACGTGTGTCGCAGAGTGAAGTGGCGCGTTGTGTGGATCGATTACTACCCGAACTTCTGGCTAAATCTGGCGATCCATCGGCGCGCATCCATACACTCGCCCAACACACTATACTTAGTATAGCGGCTTGCCCCGAAGTGATTGAACAGCATCTGGTAGCGCCAGCACTCTCGCGCAGTGTCAGTTCCGGCACCCATCCACGGCTGGCGCTCAGTCGCATGCAAATGCTGGAGCAATTGGTACTCAGCCAAGGCATCAGCACGGACAAGCATAGTGGCCTTACGTGTCGTGCACTTTCCGAGTGTGGCTGCTCGGGCATACATCATCCGGCTGAACCGGTGCGCAAGGTGGCCGAACGTATCTTATTGTTGGTGTATAAAGTGAATCCGCGTTTGGTGCGGAAGCAGTTGCCACCCGATGATGATATAACAAGGCGTAATCTGCTTTACCGCCAATTGTTCACCGAATTCGATAAGCTGGATTTGGAGCGTAAAAAAGAAATGTtggaagcaaataaatattcagGACACAACAACAATGAACCTACATCGCCACCTTCACATCGTGGCCGTAATGATTTGGAGCACTTACAGCAGGCTAGTGGTAGCGGTGGTGGCACTGGTAGTGGCAGCGATAGCCGCAGCAGTCCCTACAGTTATATGTACAGCACAAAATCCCCAGATCCGCAATCAAGCCCCATGCGCCGCTCTGAGACGCGTATACTAAAGAGTAAAAGTGGTCATGCGCTTGGCGGCACAAATGGTTATGCAAGTGGTGGCAGTGCCAGTGGTGGAGGCAATGGAAATGGCGCTGGTGGTGCAGGTGTTGGAAGCGGTCTGGTAGGCACATTTGCTAGTTGCAATGGCAAGCAGCAATACAATGAGCAATTGAAGCGTTCAATGATATCTGCAAGTAATTCTAGAAAAGGCTCAAATTCTAACTCGAACTCGGAATCGCTGGAAGAACCACCAGATTTGAT ACACTGTCCATTTTGCGATTGGTGTTGTAGCAGCAGCGATCAATCACAGCTAGATCGGCATTACTGGAAGTCCTGTCCTTTTCTAACAAAGTGTCCTCAATGCAGTCAAGTGCTGGAGGTGGCCGCTTTAAATTATCATCTCACAA AGGAGTGCGAAGCAAAGGATAGCTATGTGATGTGTGAGCGCTGTACAGAATCGGTGCACAAGCAGCTGTATGATTTACATCAGATGGAGGACTACTGCCGAG aatTGAAAACAGGCGCTGCTCGTTGCCCTCTATGCCACGATGACGTGCACCTGCCTTTGGATGGTGGTTGGAAATTACATTTACTAAGCTCGACAGGTTGTCCTGGCAACACTAGACGCCGCGCAAAGAAATCAAACTAA